From a single Cherax quadricarinatus isolate ZL_2023a chromosome 45, ASM3850222v1, whole genome shotgun sequence genomic region:
- the LOC128694857 gene encoding uncharacterized protein encodes MVSHTEDKPSQKNMAKRAKKKLNCSDCNEVFSKKRDLLQHRREEHIKPKKNVCTLCKKIFESEKQLKMHSHFHNVGGQYECFYCYKQFNKAWKMKIHLVSHSGRPSFICQFCGDDFLYPGKIVNHLKRIHDIWSPCKECGDAMIERGPHKCKIYGCKDCSLSFASCSELAAHVQSHIHSDKQPMAVLSGVSITLPLTDNSQLDKMKDLESASSDRKVVKFYDFGSFEYPLRLTKKKSCDENNSHELNAIRNTHESVANKNTHESDATKNTHGSDVNKDTHELDTNKNTCETDANKSGENNTSEDLAMDETSLCNSSDENEIKNVTDDVIVIRECKIPLRENSPPVITVQDSGKEINLSTTFSSVVLKSKSKSVWDNFKVPEMTVNKWKKYENPIKKSLWMRQEEIDKSLRKRKELLNEFQLRVDNDVKFSPRNQVSFESWLTNDNFTSPDRDFVFGFEANVSVNDRQKDYQYHYFNNKILKKEKFDMTFEDLCLF; translated from the coding sequence ATGGTGAGCCATACAGAGGACAAACCATCCCAAAAAAATATGGCTAAGAGagcaaaaaaaaaactgaactgTAGTGACTGCAATGAAGTTTTCAGCAAAAAGAGAGATCTTCTacaacatagaagagaggaacatATTAAACCCAAAAAAAATGTTTGTACTctatgtaaaaaaatatttgaatcaGAAAAGCAGCTTAAGATGCACTCTCATTTCCATAATGTAGGAGGGCAATATGAATGTTTTTATTGTTACAAACAGTTCAATAAGGCTTGGAAAATGAAAATTCATTTGGTCAGTCACAGTGGTCGTCCATCATTCAtatgtcagttttgtggtgatgatTTTCTATATCCTGGAAAAATAGTAAATCATTTAAAACGAATTCATGATATCTGGAGTCCGTGTAAGGAATGTGGTGATGCTATGATTGAACGGGGCCCCCATAAGTGTAAAATATATGGATGTAAGGACTGCTCACTGTCGTTTGCAAGCTGTAGTGAGCTGGCTGCACATGTACAAAGTCATATTCATAGTGATAAGCAACCAATGGCTGTTTTGTCTGGAGTATCCATTACATTGCCACTTACAGATAATTCACAGTTAGACAAAATGAAAGATTTGGAGTCTGCTAGTTCTGATAGGAAAGTAGTTAAATTTTACGATTTTGGTTCATTTGAATACCCTTTGAGATTAACAAAGAAAAAGAGTTGTGATGAAAATAATTCTCATGAATTAAATGCCATCAGAAACACTCATGAATCAGTAGCCAACAAGAACACTCATGAATCAGATGCCACCAAGAACACTCATGGATCAGATGTCAACAAAGACACTCATGAATTAGACACCAACAAAAACACTTGTGAAACAGATGCCAACAAAAGTGGTGAAAACAATACATCAGAAGATCTTGCAATGGATGAGACTTCTTTATGCAATAGCTCTgatgaaaatgaaattaaaaatgtaactGACGATGTGATTGTCATAAGAGAGTGCAAGATACCATTAAGAGAGAACTCGCCTCCAGTcattactgtacaagacagtggcAAAGAGATCAATTTATCTACTACTTTTTCATCAGTTGTATTGAAATCAAAAAGTAAGAGTGTGTGGGATAACTTTAAAGTTCCAGAAATGACTGTAAACAAATGGAAGAAGTATGAAAATCCTATTAAAAAGTCTTTGTGGATGAGGCAAGAAGAAATAGATAAGTCATTGAGGAAAAGAAAAGAATTGTTAAATGAATTCCAGTTACGTGTTGATAATGATGTAAAGTTCTCACCAAGAAATCAAGTCTCATTTGAATCCTGGTTGACAAATGATAATTTTACAAGTCCTGATCGTGATTTCGTGTTTGGCTTTGAGGCAAATGTAAGTGTAAATGATCGTCAGAAAGACTACCAATatcattattttaataataaaattcttaagaaagaaaaatttgatatgaCATTTGAGGACCTCTGTCTGTTTTAA